A stretch of DNA from Ovis aries strain OAR_USU_Benz2616 breed Rambouillet chromosome 14, ARS-UI_Ramb_v3.0, whole genome shotgun sequence:
GCGCAATCTCCCAGGGGTGGCTGACCGGCAGCTCGCAGCACAGCAGCTGTTGCTGTTGGCCCCACGGTCCCAGCCCTCGAAAGAGGCTGCAGTGCAgagactgggggtgggagggagagggggcatAAGGCCAGCAGGGCGGAGAGgcggtggggaggggcgggggaggaagTGTGACAGggggtggggtttgggggaggggagggcggcaGGGCGGGCACACCCCAGGCCCTGCAAAAGCTCCTCGACACTAGGGGGTCATCACTGCTAGTGATGGGCGAGGGGCCTCTCCCATCCTGTCCTGAGCCTCTGGAGCCCAGCCCAGAGCCAGTGCGTTTCTGGGCTCCCCACATCCGGTTTACACGAGAGCCCACGGAGAGGAACTGAGATGATGGGAGAAGCGGGGCAGGGGGACCCCCTCAGGGAAGGCTTATTTAGGGTGGTCACCAAGGGCACCCACGAGCACCACGGGCGCTCGGAGGAAGGGACGAGCCGACAAGGAAGCATGCATGAAAACGAACGTGGTGGCCAAAACGAATCTCTCTGCAAGGGAGCCGAAAAAGAGAGAACTCTGAAAAGTCGCTAAAACCTCACAGAttgttaagggaaaaaaaaaaaaagaaaagaaaagaaaagctgacaCGTGGAGAGAGACCCAGAAAGTCTACGATTCCTCTGAGCACCACAGATGGAACAACAACGGGAGAAGACACACTGAAAGAGGAAAACGTGCTCAGCTGTGCTCGGCTAAAGGCGGAGTCAGGCGTCCAGGCTGAAAAGGGCCACAGAGCTCCGAGCAGGAGGAACGTGAAACCGGGAAACCACACTGCCTCCCCCGTGCCGTCCTGGACTGCTGGGTGGGGGGCTGCATGCCGGGCCCCTCAGTTATTTGTGAGGTTCCAGGGTAGGGCAGCCCAGGTCCTGCCGTAAGCACAGGGAGAAGGGATGCCTTCTGGCTTCCCCAGCGTCAGTGGCCCCAGAAGATGCAAAAGAAGTAtggtgaggggacttccctggtggtccggtggctaagactccgagctcccagtgAGGgggacccaggctcgatccctgatcaggggactagatcccacatgccacaaggatCTCGTGTGCAGCGACTGGAAGACCGAAGATCCagggtgctgcaactaagactcggtgTGGCCAAAGaaataatcttttttgtttttctttaaaaaaaggaactatGGAGAGTGACCAGGTGAGAGCACACCGCCCAACCTGTCGCTAGTCTTCTCCCCCATCATCTACCCAGGCAGTCTCCAGGACAACCGCAGATTCCACCTTCTCCTCTGACACTCGGCGAGCTCGCCCAGTCCCCCGTCTGTCTGCCCGTTCCTTCCCCGCCCAGTCTCCGTCCCATCTCACCCACGTGTCCAGGGAGGACCTCCGAAGAAGTAAATCTGAGCCCAGCGACCTCAGTTTAAACCTTCTACGGCCCCCACCACCCTCAGGACAGAGCCCCAGTTGGCTCACAGAGGCCCCACTGCGGCTCTGCAGCCTCAGAGGCACCACGCCCCGATGCCATGCACTTTTCCAGGAAGCAGGTGGTTTCCCAGGCTCCAGCCTGAGGACAAGGACTGTATCTGATGGCTGCTCCACCCCCCGCCCAGGCCCTCCTGAGAGAAGGTGCTGGCTGAGCGCCCACTGGGCTTCGATGGACAAGGGCCCGGCCCTCACGGCTGTTCCTGGGCCTCCAGAGGACAGCTCGTTCCCACGCAGGCTTCATTCCTTTGCCCACAGGTTCCCCTTATCATCAAAACTCCTGAGATGGACAAACCACAGCcgcctccttttcctcctcctcccctgcctcttcctcccGGAACTTTTCCTGCTCAGATAACAAAGGCCCTTAGACCTTCCTGTTCCTCCAGCCAGCCTTCCACTCAAGCCGTAACCCTCCAGGAGAATCCACTCAACAGCTACAAATAACCAGGCAGGACGTGGAGATCAAAAAGCCCTAAACAATGCCTGTGGCGCCTGGCGCCGGGGACAGAGATGAACCAGCCACCACTGCTTTCCTCAAGGGGCTCTGGGGCTGGTGGGGCTGCTGCCACAGACAAGCTCTGACCCGGATGCCCGAGTCCTGATTTTGCCTCTGATCCCGGAAAACCCCTTCCTGTCTGGTGCCTCAGTCCCtctcctgtaaaatgggataataatgtCAACCCTAGAGGGCTGTTCTGAGAACTAAATCAGATAAAGCACTGTGCTGGAGCCACGAGAAGTATCCAAGAGGCAGACAGGACACTtgctggaccaaaaagaaggagcagagaggggagggcccggggcaaaagagaaaagactgcAGGAAAACCAGGCAGCTGCCCATGATGTGCCGCTGAGGAACAGGATTTGCCAGCTTGAAGGAATGTGGGGAGACGGCAGTCCTCACTCTGGCTGCACACGGGAACCACCCAGGAGCTCTGAGGCCCAATGTCCAGGCCACctcccagcccagctctgccGGAATCCCTGGTGCAGGGACCCCAGCATTGGGGCTGCAGGGACCCCAGCATTGGGGCTGCGGAGGCAGCCAGGCAGACAGCCATTGCCAAAGGTCGTGGGCACACTCACGCTCTGAAAACCCTGTGCTGAGCAAAGCTGAGTAACCGCGTGTCCCCCACACTTGCTTGGCCACATCAAAATCCTCCCAAGAGTGTCAGGGAAGATGCTGAAACAGGTGAGAGTTTATAGCACAGGTTTTGGGAGTGGGAGGCCCAGTTACActcctgactctgccacttgACAGCAAAGACTCCATCCATCAAAGCCTCTGTTCCTCGCCTACAAAGCGGGGAGGATCATGCTGACCTCCATGGGTTGTTAGGTGGATCAAATGGAACCAGGAAGGTGAGGCCGCTGCGGGCACCTGGTGGGCGTTATTATTGGCCACAATATAAGTGAACCcagtccccaccctcaccctccacGGCACAGGGGCTGTGCTCACTTCTTCAACAGACCCacactgggatttccctggtggtccagcggtaaagaatccgcctgtcagtgtagggaacacgggttcaatccctggtcctgggaGGTTTCACACaccgtggggcagctaagcccgtgcagcacatctactgagcccatgtgccacaaacaCTGGGGCCTGCACACTCCAGCGCCCATgctccaccagagaagccacatCAGTGAGAGGCACCGCAgccagagtagcccctgctcaccacaactggagaaagcccaagggcaccaacaaagacacagcacagccaaaaccaaacaaacaataaatttaaaaagatatacatCTATTCTGAGGACCTGGTCCCTGCCCACAGCGCACAGCATGGGGCCTGGCAGAGGAGATGGCAGTAACTAAAGGATCGTAATTCAGGTTCGTATggtggtgtggggagggggaacGTGCAAACAGAACAGAGATACCCCCACTtccactgagggcttcccagagggaGGGACATTTGAACTGAAGGATTAATAGATGTCGACGTAGTATCAACGTGGCAGGTAAAATAAGCTGGAAGATGAAGGGGGCTGGTATGGAGTAGAGGGGAGGGGAGCCACACTGCAACAGGGAGGGTACAGATGGGAACTGTATTTAGACAGTGGAACAGGCTGGGCCTGGCTGATGGCTGAAGGTGAGGGAGTAAAGGCGGTTACTGCAGACCCTTGGGCTCCTTGTTGGAATGCCAGGATGGATGGGGTGCTGGGACACTGCAGCCCTCTCCCTGACACAGGCCAGTGCACATTCCCTCCCCCAAGTGTTATCGTTCTCATTGCATTTCCCAAAGGTACAATATAGATGCATTTATCTGATTTGTCTGTTTCCCCCACTACAACGTAAGCTCCAGAAGGCAAGGGTGTTGCACGGTTTGCTGAGTAATCTCCAGCCCCTACAGCAAGGCCTGGCAGCTTGCATGTTTTAATAGTTAAGAGTTTGTTGAATCTATGTTGGGATGATAACAAGCAACAGCCTTGTTAGGgctcctggattgggaaggaaACACACATCAATAAAAATGTCTTGCatattgatgatgatgatagaaTAATAATGAAAGAAGTGGCCATAGCACCCACTTATTAAGCATCTGCTTTCTCCCTCACCCTTTCTTCTTAGTACCAGATTTTAAAACAGAGCTCCATGTTTTGAGGGCTGATTATGTGTTAGACGGGCACAGAGGTGGCTggtgctcagaggttaaagcgtctgcctccagtgcaggagacccatgttcgatccctgggtcgggaagatcccctggagaaggaaatggtaacccactccagtattcttgcctgaagaatcccatggacggagaagcctggtaggctacagtccaccagggtcgcaaagagtgggacatgactgagcgacttcattttcacttatgtGTTAGACGTGGCACTAAGTGCTTTAAAGTCTTAAGCATTTTTCCTAAGGACCAACTTTCAAAATTCCAAGCGATCTAAGGCCTCCtcttgcctggaatgttcttcctccCTACTTATCCCCAGGGCttgcttcttcccttcttttcctcaAAAAGGCCTTCCTCCACCATCCACCACTCCATCCCTTTTCTTTCCCTGATTCTACTTAAGTTTTCTTTATAGGACTTCTCACTAGCAGGTGGCAcatttattgctatttttattgtttgcCTGGGTGTcccgctcagttgtgttcaactctgtgaccccagttcgataagctcctctgtccgtgatattttccctgcaagaatactggagtgggttgccatttcctcgtccaggggatcttcccgatccagggatctaacccacatctcctacagtggcaggcggattctttaccactgagtcacctgggaagcccattgttgGTGGAAATTCCCTACTAAAAGGTTAAGCTTTGTGAGGACAAGGAAACAAGTGCCTGGGgaacagtaagtgctcagtaagtttgttgaatgaatgtctCACCGAGTCTTAGGTGCTGTTATGATCCCATTTTACAAGGGAGTACACTGAGGCACGCAGATCGAATCACTGGCTTTCACACCCAGGGTGAGTGGCGCAGGCGGGATTTAACCCGGGCAGTAAGTCCTCAATATATACCAAGCAATCGTAATTACTACCCTTTTACTCTGTGTCAGGTTTTGAGCTAGGAGCTTGTCCCCGAGCTGTCTCGCACAGTTCTAGGAGTAACCCGCGAGGCCGGTCCTGTCCGGACTCGGCTTTGCAGAGGCGGAAGCCCGCAGTGGAGGTCTCCCCGCGATCAGGGGCTGGGCGGGTATTCGGCCCGGGCCGCTGCCGCGCCCTCCGCGCCTCCCGGGGGCCTCGACTGGCTTTCCAGCCGCGGCCCGTGGCTCCTCCCTACCAGGACCCGGCGCTCACCCCGGGGCCGGGGTCTGGATCTTGAGCCCACAGCTCCGCTACCATCTCGGTGTGCAGAAACTCGAACAGTACCGGGTCCGCCATGCGCGGGTCTCAGTCGCCTAACAACCGCTCAGCGTCTCGTGTTCTCATTGGCCCAGTTGGGCAAGCCCCGCCTCCTGCCTCTTAAGTGCGGCCCACCCACTCCTGCTTCCATTGGTGTTTCAGGCTAGCCCCGCCTTCCTTTCCTGGGCTCTCGTGGTGCGCGCGTGAACCCGGGAGTCTAGGGGGAGGGCCTGCTTTGTCCGTAATGGCCGCACGTGACAAGCACCTCTGCCCGTCCTGCTGTTTCTTCACCGTTTCCGGGTCTGCGAGCGTTTCCATTGGTCGAGTCGCTGGTTACACGTGACAGCTCGTCTTTTAGACTCTCTATTTGTCCACTCTTCTCGCGGCACAACCCGGAAGCGCCAGCCCAACCGCTTTCCTATTGGCCGTGCCCTTATTCACGTGGCTCTTTACAGCAGCCCCAACATCTGGTCCGGAGGGCTTACTTCCTGGTTGGTAGCCGGGCGGCCCAGGTGATAGGCCGCCAACACCCGCCCAACTTTCTCCGCTATTGGTTGGGGCTGCCGCGCTCCTCGGTAAAGACGCCGCACTTCGGATAGGTAGAGGATCCCGCAGGCTCGGAGCTCTGGTGACCTGGTACGGTCTTCGGTGATAACGCTCGCTTCCCCCCGCCCCATGTGCATCCTCCCCCGAGTCCATTTGGACTGTTACCCTTTCTGTGATGGAGTCCCTGGTTCCCGAGCGGCTCAGAAACCCGTGTGCTTCCGAATCCGTCACAGGCTAAGAAGACAGTGTGGAGGGTGTGGCCTCTGCTAGGAAGCAAAATCGGGAAGAGTTTAGGATTCCGGGACCTCGTGTCTCAGAGTCTTGATCGAGCTGGTggtcctcagttttcccatcagtACACTGAAGAGGCAGAGTCCAGTAGTTCCTACCATCATTAGTTTACAGAAACTGAACCCCAGGCAGGCAGTGACCGCAAATTTTTAAGATAGTGGAGGAGGTGAGAATCCAGAAACTGCGGCTTTTAACCACGGCACGGCGCCCGCCTCTCATATCATCCTTTCCCGCGTCTTCTCCCTAGCTCGcgccatggagtctcagagtcgtCGGCGGAGGCCTGAGACATTGGTGCAGGGGGAAGCGGCCGAGTCGGACTCAGATCTCTCTGCGTCCTCGtcggaggaggaggagctgtACCTGGGCCCCTCGGGCCCAACGCGCGGCCGCCCCACGGGACTGCGAGTGGCTGGGGAGGCTGCGGAGACCGACTCGGACCCGGAGCCGGAACCGAAGGCCGCGCCGCGGGACCTGCCTCCGCTCGTGGTGCAGCGGGAGACGGCCGGGGAGGCCTGGGCGGAGGAGGAGGCCCCGGCGCCCGCCCCTGCGCGCTCGCTGCTGCAGCTCCGGCTGGCTGAGAGCCAGGCGCGGCTGGACCATGACGTAGCGGCCGCGGTGAGCGGCGTGTACCGTCGCGCGGGCCGTGATGTGGCCGCCCTGGCCGGTAGGCTGGCGGCTGCCCAGGCGGCAGGATTAGCCGCAGCCCACAGCGTGCGCCTGGCGAGGGGGGACCTCTGCGCGCTGGCGGAGCGTCTGGACATCGTGGCCAGCTGCCGCCTGCTGCCCGACATCCGCGGTGTGCCGGGGACCGAGCCTGAAAAGGACCCGGGACCGAGAGCCTAGCCGTGACCCACTGTCTCCAC
This window harbors:
- the BLOC1S3 gene encoding biogenesis of lysosome-related organelles complex 1 subunit 3, encoding MESQSRRRRPETLVQGEAAESDSDLSASSSEEEELYLGPSGPTRGRPTGLRVAGEAAETDSDPEPEPKAAPRDLPPLVVQRETAGEAWAEEEAPAPAPARSLLQLRLAESQARLDHDVAAAVSGVYRRAGRDVAALAGRLAAAQAAGLAAAHSVRLARGDLCALAERLDIVASCRLLPDIRGVPGTEPEKDPGPRA